The proteins below are encoded in one region of candidate division WWE3 bacterium:
- a CDS encoding crossover junction endodeoxyribonuclease RuvC, with translation MIILGIDPGTATTGCGVIKVVGKGKPTMISYEKVVTEAGNEMTGRLLKLHTNLTAVIKHHKPDVIAVERLFFNTNVKTAMTVGQARGVIMLVAAQNKLPFYEYTALQAKSILIWVKRLNLTTAPTLWPWPFAIGLNPPSRSCLRKRRLRNPPLLKRN, from the coding sequence ATGATTATACTAGGAATAGATCCAGGGACTGCTACAACTGGCTGCGGCGTCATCAAAGTAGTCGGCAAAGGAAAGCCGACGATGATTTCCTACGAAAAAGTCGTTACCGAAGCTGGCAATGAAATGACTGGTCGGCTCCTCAAACTGCACACTAACCTCACCGCCGTTATTAAACATCACAAACCCGATGTAATCGCTGTAGAGCGGCTTTTCTTTAATACCAATGTTAAAACAGCCATGACAGTGGGGCAGGCCCGCGGGGTAATTATGCTGGTAGCGGCTCAAAATAAACTACCTTTTTATGAATACACCGCCCTGCAGGCCAAGAGTATTTTGATATGGGTGAAGAGATTAAATCTGACGACTGCGCCGACGCTTTGGCCATGGCCGTTTGCCATTGGTCTAAATCCACCCAGCCGCAGCTGTCTAAGAAAGAGGCGATTAAGAAATCCGCCGCTTCTAAAAAGAAACTAA
- a CDS encoding YebC/PmpR family DNA-binding transcriptional regulator yields the protein MSGHSHWATTRRQKEVKDAKKGQIFTKLARNITMAAHHGGNPDDNPSLRLAIDKAREMSMPMDNIKRAIDRGTGTGEARLEEVNYEGYGPGGVAFLVKCVTDNKNRTVSEIRNIFSKSGGNMGEAGSAAYVFGGDPENPQFTIPVDEETYAKVEKLADNLEDNDDVQVVYTNVE from the coding sequence ATGTCAGGACATTCTCATTGGGCGACTACTCGCCGTCAAAAAGAAGTTAAAGACGCTAAAAAGGGCCAAATTTTTACTAAACTGGCTCGTAATATTACTATGGCCGCTCACCACGGTGGGAACCCCGATGACAACCCGTCTTTAAGACTAGCCATTGATAAGGCTCGGGAAATGAGCATGCCTATGGATAACATTAAGCGAGCGATAGACCGCGGTACTGGCACCGGCGAGGCTCGCTTAGAAGAGGTCAACTACGAAGGTTACGGCCCGGGCGGAGTAGCGTTTTTGGTTAAATGCGTTACCGATAATAAAAATCGCACTGTTTCCGAAATCCGTAATATTTTTAGTAAATCCGGCGGTAACATGGGGGAGGCGGGCAGTGCCGCTTACGTTTTTGGCGGTGATCCTGAGAACCCGCAATTTACCATTCCGGTAGACGAAGAAACTTATGCAAAAGTCGAGAAGTTGGCTGACAATTTGGAAGATAATGATGACGTGCAAGTAGTTTATACTAATGTTGAGTAG
- a CDS encoding UDP-glucose/GDP-mannose dehydrogenase family protein, translated as MSSENAKPTITFVGAGYVGLPWAAYFANNGHKVFAVDIDTSKIDCINSGSCPFDEPGLGEIVARTVKSGNLVATTDYSVAIPTSDVVFICVGTPADESGHADLKYLFAAATEISKNLGDHFTAIVDRSTVPPGTAEKVDAFLKEHVTDPKKTYAVVSSPEFLRQGYAVEDTNDPSRVIIGTEDIRAIALMQDIYKDLTCQKPVMRWESAELVKYASNAYLALRIVFADQLANLAEGIGADVKEVIAGAALDPRIGSHFWYPGLGYGGYCFPKDVKAIASVCKDVRPGRNIFSDMDELNTTRISNFKFQISNSLGGLKGKKIAVWGLSAKPQSPDMRGSTPMLLVEALKAEGAVITAFDPYVTSDVKDPYDAVKDADALLILTEHKVFKDYDYDLVKKSMRGDVILDAKRILDPIKMKSLGYNYLGTGYGK; from the coding sequence ATGTCCTCAGAAAATGCAAAACCAACGATTACGTTTGTGGGAGCGGGGTACGTGGGGCTGCCGTGGGCGGCTTACTTTGCTAACAACGGTCACAAAGTCTTCGCGGTTGACATCGACACCTCTAAAATAGATTGTATTAATTCCGGTAGTTGCCCGTTTGATGAACCTGGCCTTGGAGAAATCGTCGCACGGACGGTTAAAAGCGGAAATTTAGTCGCTACCACAGATTATTCGGTGGCCATTCCTACTTCTGACGTTGTTTTTATTTGCGTTGGCACTCCAGCCGACGAAAGTGGACATGCTGACCTTAAATATCTCTTTGCTGCCGCTACCGAAATCAGTAAAAACTTAGGCGATCATTTTACTGCCATCGTCGACCGGTCAACTGTACCCCCAGGAACCGCCGAAAAAGTCGACGCTTTCCTAAAAGAACATGTTACCGATCCCAAAAAGACTTACGCCGTGGTTTCCAGTCCCGAATTTTTACGTCAAGGCTACGCGGTAGAGGATACCAACGACCCTTCTCGGGTCATTATTGGGACTGAGGACATACGTGCGATTGCCTTGATGCAGGATATTTACAAAGATCTGACCTGCCAAAAACCAGTAATGCGCTGGGAAAGCGCCGAATTAGTTAAGTACGCTTCTAATGCTTACTTGGCTTTACGGATCGTTTTTGCCGATCAACTGGCTAATTTAGCCGAAGGAATTGGGGCAGATGTAAAAGAGGTTATTGCCGGGGCGGCTCTGGATCCCCGAATCGGTAGCCATTTTTGGTACCCAGGCCTTGGTTATGGCGGTTACTGCTTCCCCAAAGATGTTAAAGCCATCGCGTCTGTCTGCAAAGATGTGCGACCTGGCCGGAATATCTTTTCCGATATGGACGAGTTAAATACGACTCGAATTTCAAATTTCAAATTTCAAATTTCAAATTCTTTGGGCGGCTTAAAAGGTAAGAAGATTGCTGTGTGGGGTCTTTCGGCCAAGCCGCAGTCTCCGGATATGCGTGGTTCAACACCCATGCTTTTGGTAGAAGCTTTAAAAGCTGAAGGGGCTGTCATAACAGCGTTTGACCCATATGTCACGTCTGACGTTAAAGATCCGTATGACGCGGTAAAAGACGCTGACGCGCTATTAATTTTGACGGAACATAAGGTTTTTAAAGATTACGATTATGACCTGGTCAAGAAAAGTATGCGAGGGGATGTCATCCTTGACGCAAAGCGGATATTAGATCCTATTAAAATGAAGAGTCTGGGGTATAATTACCTTGGGACTGGTTATGGTAAGTAA
- a CDS encoding NAD-dependent epimerase/dehydratase family protein, producing MRVLVTGSAGFIGYNLCRDLLSLGHSVIGIDKHSNDYAVSIKENHTEELKKFKNFEFIKLDIVNDGFASILSGQKVDYVVHLAAKDLYYDSHDRIEYSPYLENNVIGTSRMFELAKTLQAKKFIFASTHSVYGVTKKGIFTEKKLIPQPISPHGASKLAAEHVVHYMSNFYELPSVILRIFSVYGPGMRPHTVIPHIIDRINSDRPLELYGSSSQKRDFIYIDDVISYIKAAFNKRLKYQVINVASGKSISLESLAGEIAKILGQDNLAVAINRSSKDFSKVLVSDVLADTSRAKKLLKHSPQITLEEGLKKTVVWYLANPDILKLSA from the coding sequence GTGCGAGTTTTAGTGACCGGCTCAGCTGGCTTTATTGGCTACAATTTATGTCGAGATCTTTTGTCGCTCGGGCATTCCGTTATCGGTATTGATAAGCATTCTAATGATTACGCTGTCTCTATTAAAGAAAATCATACTGAGGAATTAAAGAAATTTAAAAACTTTGAGTTTATTAAATTAGATATCGTCAATGATGGGTTCGCGTCTATTTTGAGTGGACAAAAAGTCGATTACGTCGTTCACCTTGCCGCTAAAGATCTTTATTATGATTCTCACGATCGTATAGAGTATAGTCCGTATCTAGAGAACAACGTCATTGGGACTTCACGAATGTTTGAATTGGCCAAAACTCTACAAGCAAAGAAGTTTATTTTTGCGTCCACCCATAGCGTCTACGGTGTGACCAAAAAGGGCATATTTACCGAAAAGAAACTAATCCCGCAACCGATTTCACCACATGGCGCTTCAAAACTAGCCGCTGAGCATGTAGTTCACTACATGAGCAACTTTTATGAGCTGCCTTCAGTCATTCTTAGAATCTTCTCGGTTTACGGTCCGGGGATGCGGCCTCACACAGTTATCCCACATATTATTGATCGAATTAATTCCGATCGGCCTCTGGAATTGTATGGTAGTTCTTCTCAAAAGCGAGACTTTATATATATTGATGACGTGATCAGTTACATTAAAGCTGCCTTTAACAAGCGTTTAAAGTATCAGGTAATAAATGTCGCTAGTGGAAAATCGATTTCATTAGAGAGCTTAGCGGGGGAGATAGCCAAAATTTTAGGTCAAGATAATTTGGCTGTCGCTATAAATCGTTCTTCGAAAGATTTTAGTAAAGTGCTTGTTAGTGATGTTTTAGCAGACACCAGTCGAGCTAAAAAGCTTCTTAAACATTCTCCACAAATAACACTAGAAGAAGGTTTAAAGAAGACAGTGGTGTGGTATTTAGCCAACCCCGATATCCTCAAACTCAGCGCATAA
- a CDS encoding class I SAM-dependent methyltransferase, translated as MTEKQENNNSFADLKASLDSYRNETRIAYGELRNILDPEILREEIFSNPEVFEALAKREEQLFNEETEFVFGYSNMAKGQSGVVANIGSGWGVFSRAAVLRNQNLTVMDVDFNPVVCLHDQAYNHAHTTSNIPFDRIQNFVMDAGALGIAPGSIDEVISFGVMRYIPQDKQEQVVSEALRTAKPGARIIIGDVNTQAVNSFEQILSKNGIKASREQQEIEVLRATTFYFYYLLYAGKLPKNDNSLPLSLDNIKEQVDIIAKTEGISAIGVLLDLAGKDKRLAEVLVFDKV; from the coding sequence ATGACAGAAAAGCAGGAAAATAATAACAGCTTTGCGGATCTTAAAGCCAGTCTGGATAGCTACCGAAACGAGACCCGCATCGCTTACGGAGAACTAAGAAATATACTTGATCCAGAAATTCTTCGCGAAGAAATATTTAGTAATCCTGAAGTTTTTGAAGCTTTAGCTAAAAGAGAAGAACAGCTTTTTAATGAAGAGACAGAATTTGTCTTTGGGTATAGCAATATGGCCAAAGGCCAATCTGGAGTTGTAGCTAACATAGGCTCTGGTTGGGGGGTATTTAGCCGAGCAGCTGTATTGAGAAATCAAAACCTAACAGTCATGGATGTCGATTTTAACCCGGTAGTTTGCCTCCACGACCAAGCCTACAATCATGCACATACTACATCAAATATACCATTCGACCGGATTCAAAACTTTGTAATGGACGCGGGGGCTCTGGGTATTGCTCCAGGTTCAATCGATGAGGTTATATCTTTTGGTGTAATGCGGTATATTCCTCAAGACAAGCAAGAACAAGTAGTTTCGGAAGCTTTAAGAACCGCAAAGCCCGGCGCTAGAATCATTATTGGTGACGTTAACACCCAAGCGGTTAACTCTTTCGAGCAAATTTTAAGTAAAAATGGTATCAAAGCTTCAAGAGAGCAACAAGAAATAGAAGTCCTTCGTGCCACCACTTTTTATTTCTATTACCTTCTTTACGCAGGGAAGCTGCCCAAAAATGATAACTCCCTTCCGTTAAGTTTAGACAATATAAAAGAGCAAGTAGACATCATCGCCAAAACCGAAGGTATATCTGCAATTGGGGTGCTGCTAGATCTTGCCGGAAAAGACAAAAGACTCGCAGAAGTATTAGTTTTTGACAAGGTGTGA
- a CDS encoding GDP-mannose 4,6-dehydratase, with the protein MKVFVSGAAGFIGSYVARALVWRGDDVVGFDNFNNYYPKECKEINVDLCNLAAGRKTQFLPIKTIEPIYKQMESFYRNPISKERGYFNFIEGDIVNYDFLEYLFEKEKFDAVVHLAAMAGVPLSTKNPRLYTSVNVDGTINLLNVSKENAVKKFVFGSSSSVYGNREDKKVTEEDNVTNAASPYGATKVAGEVLCHAASVVYGLPIVIDRIFGPIYGPLQRPYGMLMQRAINFTYNNKNVQIYGRKGLDSAKDSTYIDDQVAGILLCLDYATKFDIFNIGTSDPKSIMDWFKAIEVVMNKPVPYDIVEVDKGDVAASADISKAKKILGYTPQATLEEGVRRQVEVFKMMPEWYKTLPNV; encoded by the coding sequence ATGAAAGTTTTTGTATCAGGGGCCGCTGGATTTATTGGGTCTTATGTGGCCAGAGCTCTTGTTTGGCGCGGCGACGACGTAGTCGGCTTTGATAATTTCAATAATTACTACCCCAAAGAGTGTAAAGAAATTAATGTTGACCTCTGTAATTTAGCCGCGGGCCGTAAAACTCAGTTTCTGCCTATTAAAACCATTGAACCGATCTACAAGCAGATGGAGTCTTTCTATCGTAATCCGATTTCTAAAGAGCGTGGTTATTTTAATTTTATTGAAGGCGATATTGTAAACTACGACTTTTTAGAATACCTTTTTGAAAAGGAAAAGTTTGACGCTGTGGTCCACCTCGCCGCCATGGCCGGCGTGCCCCTTTCGACCAAGAATCCTCGCCTCTACACCTCTGTAAACGTTGATGGCACTATAAATTTACTAAATGTCTCTAAAGAAAATGCCGTTAAAAAGTTTGTTTTCGGCTCTTCCTCGTCTGTCTACGGCAACCGCGAGGATAAGAAAGTAACCGAAGAAGATAACGTGACCAACGCCGCCTCACCTTATGGGGCTACGAAAGTGGCTGGTGAAGTCCTCTGCCATGCTGCTTCCGTCGTCTATGGTCTCCCCATTGTAATCGACCGCATCTTCGGGCCGATATATGGACCGTTACAAAGACCATACGGAATGCTCATGCAACGAGCCATTAACTTCACCTACAACAACAAAAACGTCCAAATTTACGGTCGCAAAGGCTTAGATAGCGCTAAAGACAGCACGTACATCGATGACCAAGTGGCCGGTATTCTTCTGTGCCTTGACTATGCTACGAAGTTTGACATCTTTAACATTGGAACTTCGGATCCGAAATCGATTATGGATTGGTTTAAAGCCATAGAAGTCGTCATGAACAAGCCCGTGCCGTACGACATTGTGGAAGTAGACAAAGGTGATGTGGCCGCCAGCGCCGATATTAGCAAAGCCAAGAAGATTCTCGGCTATACGCCTCAAGCGACATTGGAAGAAGGGGTGCGGCGGCAAGTTGAGGTCTTTAAAATGATGCCAGAGTGGTATAAGACGCTTCCCAACGTCTAA
- a CDS encoding glycosyltransferase family 2 protein produces MNLSVVSYLHNNADTINELYERLEKVLAEHPTSYEIVFIDDASTDNTLQKIQALKKTDPHIKVLSFTRHYGMAAGLQAGFDAAKGDLVFTISPTLENHPEELPKFLSAMKDGDYDLIVGRRRGKLHSNKARALMAKIGNRLISAITGKRIYDITSPMRLSKKSVLKNLKIYGSHHLFLPALASLHGANFKELDIEHVATKSKNKTKHSINAPEALLEILFLKFLISATTPPFSTTPIKIFAGPGLVSLGIGLILSIELAFERLVLNHSIANRPLLLLAILMMMLGALFVVLGLLGELLIRIYFESQGKKTYTLADLP; encoded by the coding sequence ATGAACCTGTCTGTTGTCAGTTATTTACATAACAACGCCGATACCATAAATGAGCTTTATGAACGGCTCGAGAAGGTTTTGGCGGAGCACCCAACTTCTTACGAAATCGTCTTCATTGACGATGCCTCTACCGACAATACTCTACAAAAAATCCAGGCTCTAAAGAAAACTGACCCCCATATAAAAGTCCTCTCTTTTACCCGTCACTACGGCATGGCCGCGGGATTGCAAGCTGGTTTCGATGCTGCTAAAGGTGATTTAGTATTCACTATTAGCCCTACTTTAGAAAACCATCCTGAGGAACTTCCTAAGTTTTTAAGCGCTATGAAGGACGGAGACTACGATCTGATTGTGGGACGACGGCGGGGCAAGCTTCACAGTAATAAAGCTCGAGCGCTTATGGCCAAAATTGGCAATCGCTTAATTAGTGCTATCACTGGCAAACGAATTTATGACATTACTTCGCCGATGCGACTGTCTAAAAAAAGTGTTCTTAAAAACCTGAAGATATACGGTAGTCACCATTTATTTTTACCGGCGCTGGCCAGCCTGCACGGCGCCAATTTTAAAGAGTTAGACATTGAACACGTGGCCACTAAAAGCAAAAACAAGACTAAACACTCGATTAATGCTCCTGAAGCCTTACTTGAAATTCTCTTCTTAAAGTTCTTAATTTCCGCAACGACGCCACCGTTTTCAACCACCCCAATAAAGATTTTTGCCGGTCCTGGTTTAGTTTCTCTAGGAATTGGTCTTATTTTAAGTATTGAGCTGGCTTTTGAACGCTTGGTGTTAAATCACAGTATCGCCAACCGTCCCCTACTCCTACTGGCTATTTTAATGATGATGCTTGGAGCTTTATTTGTGGTCCTGGGACTCCTAGGTGAACTTTTGATTCGGATCTATTTCGAGAGTCAAGGAAAGAAAACCTATACACTGGCAGATTTACCGTGA
- a CDS encoding glycosyltransferase family 2 protein, translated as MKTSIIIPCYNEEKNINRTFDGLLDLAKQEKLDLEIIAVNDGSKDKTWEVMKSYSKDHANIVGINQMGNFGQSCAYQAGFDVATGDYVLVLSADLEIPLENVTKVIAKLNEGYDFVNTNRQGRWGGQKAAKSGMANKLITKISGVDMKDRGSGLKGFRKVLTDNLKLYGEMHRFIPDYLTVFSPKMTEFEVEFNDRDFGVSAYKGNKRTIKVLLDLMTLAFMLKFAKKPFMAMPGRLFGVTGGIVAGIGFILTAYLVVIRILGQAIANRPLFTIAILMIIIGIQMISTGLIGELLMRTYFESSGRKTYVVRERVN; from the coding sequence ATGAAAACTTCTATTATTATCCCCTGTTACAACGAAGAAAAGAATATTAATCGAACTTTCGATGGTCTTTTGGACCTGGCCAAACAGGAAAAACTGGATTTAGAGATTATTGCCGTTAATGACGGCTCTAAAGACAAAACCTGGGAGGTCATGAAGAGCTATTCAAAGGACCACGCAAATATCGTCGGCATCAATCAAATGGGTAATTTTGGCCAAAGCTGCGCCTACCAGGCCGGTTTTGATGTGGCTACTGGCGACTACGTCTTAGTCCTTTCCGCTGACCTAGAAATCCCCTTAGAAAACGTTACTAAAGTAATTGCAAAGCTTAATGAAGGCTATGACTTTGTAAATACAAATAGACAAGGCCGTTGGGGTGGTCAAAAAGCCGCTAAAAGCGGAATGGCTAATAAGTTGATCACTAAAATCTCGGGGGTTGATATGAAAGATCGAGGAAGCGGCCTTAAAGGTTTTAGGAAAGTGTTGACGGATAATCTGAAGCTGTACGGAGAAATGCACCGCTTTATTCCAGATTATTTGACTGTGTTTAGCCCGAAGATGACGGAATTTGAAGTCGAATTTAATGATCGCGACTTTGGCGTCTCTGCCTATAAAGGCAACAAGCGCACTATTAAAGTACTTTTAGATCTGATGACGCTGGCCTTTATGCTTAAGTTCGCCAAAAAGCCTTTCATGGCGATGCCGGGACGCCTCTTTGGGGTCACTGGAGGTATTGTGGCAGGCATCGGCTTTATTCTGACCGCTTACTTAGTCGTCATCAGAATTCTCGGCCAAGCCATTGCTAATAGGCCACTGTTTACGATTGCGATTTTAATGATAATTATTGGTATTCAGATGATAAGTACCGGTTTGATTGGGGAGCTGTTGATGCGGACCTATTTTGAAAGCTCCGGACGGAAGACATATGTGGTTAGGGAAAGAGTGAATTAG
- a CDS encoding type IV secretion system DNA-binding domain-containing protein — MLITVLVIFAIVAVAGYLAWRSSYEPQKSVSKTFDNAVLEIKVPKNNTEKLSVLDLHKAPIASEQMFSSLHGLLQLSSEIQEHLSFEIVVRSGEIVFYAVVPRHLQSFVEGQIYAQYPDSQIKEVKDYMTEVAIGGENAVTGAYLSLSKPTFFPIKSFLDFEVDPLSAITGALSGINDASLAGIQILLRPVPDKWQKAGYSYVEKIRMGLKPVTISMSEIGKTFTTELLSIFLDIPKKLFTTAAYVPPARTADKSQPVRLSAGQDLELKAVENKLTKMGFEVGIRLIVKSYTKALTTEYLRALEASFTQFSTSHLNSFAAATAAVPEAFTDDYIKRRFPDASSYILNTEELASIFHLPSATVETPTISWAFARRSEPPLNLPTKDCTYFGVTTFRDKALKFGIRDIDRTVHMYAIGKTGTGKSTIFKNMIVQDIERGAGVGVIDPHGQLIEELLEFVPEHRLKDVVLFDPSDTARPPALNILECPDQAQKNLMASGLVEVFKKNFENSWGPRLEYLLNNCFLTLLEVPGTTLLGVLRLLNDDNYRKFILYQVKDPVIKRFWEVEFMEMKGNQKLITEAVSPIQNKVGRFLSSSTMRNILGQKTSSIKLDEIMDTGKIFFVSLAKGKIGEDNSNLLGSMIISRLQFMAMQRVTRPESQRPYFFLFVDEFQNFATGAFANILSEARKMHLCLHLTHQYVTQLPEELQQAVFGNVGTFVALTLGAVDAKYLAPEFAPVFNETDLITLEPHHMYVKMMVNGMTCMPFSAASLKPPVPPEKNFKEEARRLSSQTYGTDSAFVEEKVKLWMNRQFNMGMAIADEKRHGVVPPSTPLINVDPLLPTSVQSKDVIDDEE, encoded by the coding sequence GTGCTGATTACCGTTCTCGTTATATTCGCAATTGTTGCAGTAGCGGGCTATTTAGCCTGGCGGAGTTCCTATGAGCCCCAGAAATCGGTTTCAAAAACTTTTGACAACGCCGTTTTAGAAATTAAAGTTCCCAAAAATAACACCGAAAAATTGTCTGTATTAGATCTTCACAAAGCGCCTATCGCTTCGGAACAGATGTTTTCCTCGTTGCACGGTTTGCTGCAATTGTCTTCAGAAATTCAAGAACACCTATCATTTGAAATCGTGGTTCGCAGCGGCGAAATCGTCTTTTACGCCGTCGTTCCTCGTCATCTCCAGTCATTTGTAGAAGGTCAAATTTACGCTCAATACCCGGATTCTCAAATTAAAGAAGTTAAGGATTATATGACTGAAGTGGCTATTGGTGGTGAAAACGCCGTTACCGGGGCTTATTTATCACTATCAAAACCCACATTTTTTCCGATTAAAAGCTTTTTGGATTTCGAAGTTGACCCGCTATCTGCCATTACCGGCGCTCTTTCCGGCATTAACGATGCTTCTTTGGCCGGTATCCAGATTCTGCTGCGACCGGTCCCCGACAAATGGCAAAAGGCCGGCTATAGCTATGTGGAGAAGATTCGGATGGGGCTAAAACCGGTGACGATATCAATGTCAGAAATTGGTAAAACCTTCACGACGGAATTATTAAGTATATTTTTAGATATTCCCAAAAAGCTTTTCACGACAGCCGCGTATGTACCACCGGCGCGCACTGCCGATAAAAGTCAGCCGGTGCGGCTTTCAGCCGGTCAAGATTTAGAATTAAAGGCGGTCGAAAATAAACTCACTAAGATGGGCTTTGAGGTGGGAATTCGCCTCATCGTCAAAAGCTATACCAAAGCCCTAACCACCGAATATTTGCGGGCTCTTGAGGCTTCTTTTACTCAATTTTCCACTTCTCATTTAAATAGCTTTGCCGCTGCCACGGCCGCTGTTCCCGAAGCTTTTACCGATGACTATATTAAGCGACGCTTTCCCGATGCCTCATCCTACATTCTAAACACGGAGGAGTTGGCCTCTATTTTCCATTTGCCATCAGCCACCGTGGAAACGCCCACCATTTCCTGGGCCTTCGCGCGTCGCAGTGAGCCTCCTTTGAACTTACCAACGAAAGATTGCACTTATTTTGGGGTCACTACTTTCCGCGACAAGGCTCTAAAGTTTGGGATTCGCGATATTGATCGCACTGTTCACATGTACGCGATAGGGAAAACCGGCACCGGCAAGTCGACTATTTTTAAGAATATGATTGTTCAAGACATCGAGCGTGGGGCCGGGGTAGGGGTTATCGATCCGCACGGTCAGCTTATCGAAGAACTCTTAGAATTTGTGCCGGAGCATCGACTAAAAGACGTCGTTCTGTTTGATCCTTCCGACACCGCTCGGCCGCCGGCTTTGAATATTCTAGAGTGCCCGGATCAAGCTCAAAAAAACTTAATGGCTTCGGGACTAGTTGAAGTCTTTAAAAAGAACTTTGAAAATTCCTGGGGGCCACGTTTAGAATATCTCCTTAATAACTGTTTTTTAACGCTGCTGGAAGTGCCGGGGACGACTCTCCTTGGCGTTCTGCGTCTTCTAAATGATGATAACTATCGCAAGTTCATTCTGTATCAAGTAAAAGACCCGGTCATAAAACGCTTCTGGGAGGTAGAGTTCATGGAAATGAAGGGCAACCAAAAGCTAATTACCGAAGCCGTTAGCCCTATTCAAAACAAAGTCGGTCGTTTCCTGTCTTCTTCCACGATGCGCAATATTCTCGGCCAAAAAACCTCTTCTATCAAACTAGACGAGATTATGGACACCGGCAAAATCTTCTTCGTAAGCCTGGCTAAAGGTAAAATTGGAGAAGATAACTCTAATTTACTAGGCTCAATGATCATTAGTCGTTTGCAATTTATGGCCATGCAGCGGGTTACGCGGCCCGAAAGCCAGAGGCCCTACTTCTTCTTATTTGTTGACGAGTTTCAGAATTTCGCCACCGGGGCATTTGCCAACATTCTATCCGAAGCTCGGAAAATGCACCTCTGCTTGCATTTAACTCACCAATACGTCACTCAGCTCCCGGAAGAACTGCAGCAAGCCGTCTTTGGCAACGTTGGCACCTTTGTTGCCTTAACACTGGGCGCGGTTGACGCTAAATATCTGGCTCCCGAATTCGCGCCGGTTTTTAACGAAACCGATCTTATTACTCTAGAACCCCATCACATGTACGTTAAAATGATGGTTAACGGGATGACCTGTATGCCTTTTTCAGCGGCCTCTTTAAAGCCACCAGTGCCCCCGGAGAAGAACTTTAAGGAAGAGGCTCGTCGACTCTCCAGTCAAACCTACGGCACTGATTCCGCCTTTGTAGAAGAGAAGGTAAAATTGTGGATGAATCGACAATTTAACATGGGGATGGCGATCGCCGACGAAAAACGTCACGGTGTTGTACCGCCTTCAACTCCATTGATCAACGTCGATCCCTTATTACCAACGTCAGTACAATCAAAAGACGTGATTGACGATGAGGAGTAG